Proteins co-encoded in one Tachysurus fulvidraco isolate hzauxx_2018 chromosome 17, HZAU_PFXX_2.0, whole genome shotgun sequence genomic window:
- the rassf10a gene encoding ras association domain-containing protein 10, translating into MEVEECKVSVWVCREEKLVSGVTRRTNCADLVRVLLEDRSSPALTGSVQSYCIVEKWRGYERVLPNRTKILRLWTAWGREQPNVRFVLVRSDASLPSTGPRSAEARVVPSKESRCADTSDPATPVPVMTAEAEISQEKRRRVVRKAFRKLEKFNKKKEETCVEEFSERMETMVHLVLSQDHTIRQQSQRIRELDSEIERHEDRVHTDRMRRHGINYVQDTYLVDAGDSAKASPVLDAELMETNCDQIIRLQEQLDEHHALVERLTGEIQEELDRRWMTRRCGDADETEEIQQAETPVCQKDVRLEEERIKTQLDTSSYIGLRINTDLQAVQSELDASLEVWAEKERDLRDLLEKLNSCGDCDEDAGEGDAVFTNDGQPPPPPPSSVDHSDCWEERVRGLSKTNPSGNDDDSDTGLSSMHSQDSDNAAVCESLV; encoded by the coding sequence ATGGAGGTGGAGGAGTGTAAGGTCTCGGTGTGGGTTTGCCGGGAGGAGAAGCTGGTGTCGGGGGTGACGAGGCGCACGAACTGCGCGGATCTGGTGCGGGTGCTGCTGGAGGACCGGAGCTCACCGGCGCTCACGGGCTCCGTGCAATCCTACTGCATCGTGGAGAAATGGCGCGGATACGAACGCGTGCTGCCCAACAGGACAAAGATCCTGCGCCTGTGGACTGCGTGGGGTCGCGAGCAACCCAACGTGCGCTTCGTGCTGGTCAGAAGTGACGCGTCGTTACCAAGCACCGGGCCGCGCAGCGCAGAGGCTCGTGTGGTCCCCAGTAAAGAGAGTCGGTGCGCGGATACAAGCGACCCCGCGACCCCGGTGCCTGTAATGACGGCTGAGGCAGAGATCTCACAGGAGAAACGGCGTCGCGTGGTCCGAAAAGCTTTCCGCAAGTTAGAGAAGTTCAACAAGAAGAAAGAGGAGACGTGTGTGGAGGAGTTCTCTGAGAGGATGGAGACTATGGTGCACCTCGTCCTCTCGCAGGACCACACCATCCGGCAGCAGTCGCAGCGCATCCGTGAGCTGGACAGTGAGATCGAGAGACACGAGGACAGGGTTCACACGGACAGAATGAGGCGCCACGGGATCAACTACGTGCAGGACACCTACCTAGTGGACGCGGGGGACAGCGCGAAAGCGAGCCCGGTGCTCGACGCAGAATTGATGGAGACAAATTGCGACCAAATTATCCGACTCCAAGAGCAGCTGGACGAGCATCACGCGCTGGTGGAGAGACTCACCGGAGAAATCCAAGAGGAGCTTGACCGCAGATGGATGACACGGCGATGTGGAGACGCGGACGAAACGGAGGAGATCCAGCAAGCAGAGACTCCAGTTTGCCAAAAAGACGTGCGTTTAGAGGAGGAGAGGATCAAAACTCAGCTGGATACGAGCTCATACATCGGACTGCGTATAAACACCGACCTGCAGGCTGTGCAGAGCGAGCTGGACGCGAGCCTGGAGGTGTGGGCTGAGAAAGAACGTGATCTAAGGGATTTACTGGAGAAACTGAACTCATGTGGTGACTGCGATGAAGACGCAGGTGAAGGAGACGCTGTGTTTACAAATGATGGTCagcctccacctccaccaccatctTCTGTGGACCACAGTGACTGCTGGGAGGAGAGGGTGCGAGGACTTTCAAAAACTAACCCTAGTGGCAACGACGATGATTCGGATACTGGACTGAGCTCAATGCACAGTCAGGACTCAGATAACGCAGCGGTGTGTGAGTCACTGGTGTGA